One segment of Pseudodesulfovibrio sp. 5S69 DNA contains the following:
- a CDS encoding F0F1 ATP synthase subunit epsilon: MATMKLEIVTPDRKVLSEDVEYVGAPGIMGEFGVLPNHVPFLSALGIGNLHYKQDGKAYYVFVSGGFAEVSNNQVTILAEIAEKATEIDVERAMKAKERAQERAQAAKEKVEATRNQAALKRAITRINCKSSGKGAGTC, encoded by the coding sequence ATGGCCACTATGAAGCTTGAAATTGTCACTCCCGACCGGAAGGTTCTTTCCGAGGACGTGGAATACGTGGGCGCGCCCGGCATCATGGGCGAATTCGGTGTACTGCCGAACCACGTGCCCTTCCTGTCCGCACTCGGGATCGGCAATCTTCACTACAAACAAGACGGCAAGGCGTACTACGTCTTCGTCTCCGGCGGCTTCGCCGAAGTCAGCAATAACCAGGTCACCATCCTGGCCGAGATTGCCGAGAAGGCCACCGAGATCGACGTGGAACGCGCCATGAAGGCCAAGGAGCGTGCCCAAGAGCGCGCCCAGGCCGCCAAGGAAAAGGTTGAGGCCACCCGCAACCAGGCTGCCCTGAAGCGCGCCATCACGCGCATCAACTGCAAGTCCAGCGGCAAGGGCGCAGGCACCTGCTAG
- the atpD gene encoding F0F1 ATP synthase subunit beta: MANIGKIVQVIGAVVDVEFTEGNLPNILSALEIKNPNNMDAPDLICEVAQHLGNNVVRTIAMDATEGLVRGMEASDTESPITVPVGSGSLGRIMNVVGKPVDELGEVPCEKRMPIHREAPAFTEQATNVELLETGIKVVDLLIPFPKGGKMGLFGGAGVGKTVILMEMINNIAKQHGGISVFAGVGERTREGNDLYHEMKDAGVLEKAALVYGQMNEPPGARARVALTALTCAEYFRDEEGQDVLLFVDNIFRFTQAGSEVSALLGRMPSAVGYQPTLGTDLGKLQERITSTNKGSITSVQAVYVPADDLTDPAPATTFAHLDGTLVLSRQIAELGIYPAVDPLDSTSRILSPDVLGEEHYATAREVQSVLQKYKDLQDIIAILGMDELSDEDKLTVARARRVQRFLSQPFHVAEVFTGVPGVYVKTEDTVKAFRDILDGKYDDLPEQAFYMCGPIEEAIEKAKQ, translated from the coding sequence ATGGCTAATATTGGTAAAATCGTTCAGGTAATCGGCGCCGTTGTCGACGTCGAATTTACCGAAGGGAATCTTCCCAACATTCTGTCTGCGTTGGAGATCAAAAACCCCAACAACATGGACGCACCCGATCTGATTTGCGAGGTCGCTCAGCACCTGGGCAACAACGTGGTCCGCACCATCGCCATGGACGCCACCGAAGGTCTCGTCCGCGGCATGGAGGCATCGGATACCGAGTCGCCCATCACCGTGCCCGTCGGCTCCGGCTCTCTGGGCCGCATCATGAACGTCGTCGGCAAGCCCGTCGATGAATTGGGTGAAGTGCCCTGTGAAAAGCGGATGCCCATTCACCGTGAGGCCCCTGCCTTCACCGAACAGGCCACCAACGTCGAACTGCTCGAAACCGGCATCAAGGTCGTTGACCTGCTCATCCCGTTCCCCAAGGGCGGCAAGATGGGCCTGTTCGGCGGCGCCGGTGTCGGCAAGACCGTTATTCTCATGGAGATGATCAACAACATCGCCAAGCAGCACGGCGGCATTTCCGTGTTCGCCGGTGTTGGTGAGCGCACCCGTGAGGGCAACGACCTCTACCACGAAATGAAGGACGCCGGCGTTCTGGAGAAAGCCGCCCTGGTCTACGGCCAGATGAACGAGCCTCCGGGAGCCCGTGCCCGCGTCGCCCTGACCGCCCTGACCTGTGCGGAATACTTCCGTGACGAGGAAGGCCAGGACGTGCTGCTCTTCGTCGACAACATCTTCCGCTTCACCCAGGCGGGTTCCGAGGTCTCCGCGCTGCTCGGCCGCATGCCTTCCGCGGTTGGTTACCAGCCGACCCTGGGCACCGACCTTGGTAAGCTGCAGGAGCGCATCACCTCGACCAACAAGGGCTCCATCACCTCGGTTCAGGCCGTTTACGTGCCCGCCGATGACTTGACCGACCCCGCGCCGGCCACCACCTTCGCGCACCTTGACGGTACCCTGGTTCTGTCCCGTCAGATCGCCGAGCTGGGCATCTACCCCGCAGTCGACCCGCTGGACTCCACCTCCCGCATCCTCTCCCCGGACGTTCTGGGCGAGGAACACTATGCGACCGCTCGTGAAGTCCAGTCCGTGCTCCAGAAGTACAAGGACCTGCAGGACATCATCGCCATTCTCGGTATGGACGAACTGTCCGACGAGGACAAGCTGACCGTTGCCCGCGCCCGCCGCGTGCAGCGCTTCCTGTCCCAGCCGTTCCACGTGGCCGAGGTCTTCACCGGTGTTCCCGGCGTGTACGTCAAGACCGAGGACACCGTGAAGGCGTTCCGCGACATTCTGGACGGCAAGTACGACGACCTGCCCGAGCAGGCCTTCTACATGTGCGGCCCGATTGAGGAAGCCATCGAAAAAGCCAAGCAGTAA
- a CDS encoding F0F1 ATP synthase subunit gamma yields the protein MASLRDVQNQITGVKKTKQITKAMGMVASAKLRNSQERIERFRPYANKFYEMLGDLAAGADESVHPLLEVREEVKTVGIMVATSDRGLCGAFNINIINTAKRLAQAKAAEGKTVKVWCIGKKARDAFRKLDFEIVRAEADAMTHFDFTLAASVGNELIAGYIEGDLDEVHVCFGEFQSMAKQPPVNLTVLPMAAQEEVASEGESGSTGDYLYEPSVEGLLAELLPRFIKVQVYRALLDTSASEHAARMAAMDNATKACDELTDTLTLLYNKTRQAAITGDLMDIVGGVEALKG from the coding sequence ATGGCTTCGTTAAGAGACGTCCAGAATCAGATCACTGGCGTCAAGAAAACCAAGCAGATCACCAAGGCCATGGGAATGGTGGCCTCGGCAAAACTGCGCAACTCACAGGAGCGTATCGAACGCTTCCGTCCGTATGCGAACAAGTTTTACGAGATGCTCGGCGACTTGGCGGCCGGTGCCGACGAATCGGTACATCCGCTGCTGGAAGTCCGTGAGGAAGTGAAGACCGTGGGAATCATGGTCGCTACCTCCGACCGCGGGCTGTGCGGCGCGTTCAATATCAATATCATCAACACGGCCAAACGTCTGGCCCAGGCCAAGGCGGCCGAGGGCAAGACGGTCAAGGTCTGGTGCATCGGCAAGAAGGCCCGCGATGCCTTCCGCAAGCTCGATTTCGAGATCGTGCGCGCCGAGGCCGACGCCATGACCCACTTCGACTTCACCCTGGCGGCGAGCGTCGGCAACGAGCTGATCGCCGGGTACATCGAGGGCGACCTCGATGAGGTCCACGTGTGCTTCGGCGAATTCCAGAGCATGGCCAAACAGCCGCCCGTCAACCTGACGGTCCTGCCCATGGCTGCTCAGGAAGAGGTTGCAAGCGAAGGCGAGTCCGGATCCACCGGAGACTACTTGTACGAACCGTCTGTCGAGGGCCTGCTGGCCGAGCTTCTGCCTCGGTTTATCAAGGTCCAGGTATACCGCGCCCTGCTGGATACTTCCGCATCCGAGCACGCGGCCCGTATGGCGGCCATGGATAACGCCACCAAGGCGTGCGACGAACTGACGGACACCCTGACCTTGCTCTACAACAAGACAAGGCAGGCCGCCATCACTGGCGATCTTATGGACATTGTCGGCGGCGTGGAAGCGCTGAAAGGATAA
- the atpA gene encoding F0F1 ATP synthase subunit alpha — protein sequence MQIKAEEISKIIQDQIQNYESRVEMSETGTVLYVGDGIARVHGVENVMAMELLEFPGGLMGMVLNLEEDNVGVALLGSDTGVKEGDPVKRTGQIYSVPVGDGVMGRVVNPLGQPIDGLGPIESTETRPVEMKAPGIIARKSVHEPCYTGLKAIDAMTPVGRGQRELVIGDRQTGKTAVCVDAILAQKTTDVHCFYVAIGQKKASVALVADVLRQHGAMEYTTIVSATASEPAPLQYIAAYTGATMAEFYRDNGKHALICYDDLSKQATAYREMSLLLRRPPGREAFPGDVFYLHSRLLERACKVNDSLGAGSMTALPVIETQAGDVSAFIPTNVISITDGQIYLEPNLFLSGVRPAINVGLSVSRVGGSAQIKAMKQVAGTLRLDLAQYRELAAFASFGSDLDKATQSKLNRGARMVELLKQPQYQPLTVQEQVAVLYAGTRGFIDEVPLEAVQKFEAEFLDFMRNAKSAVLDAIAEKEKIDDAVEADLKAAIEEFKKGFSA from the coding sequence ATGCAGATCAAAGCAGAAGAAATCAGCAAAATCATTCAGGACCAGATTCAGAATTACGAATCTCGTGTTGAAATGAGCGAGACCGGCACCGTCCTCTACGTGGGTGACGGTATCGCTCGCGTGCACGGCGTTGAGAACGTCATGGCCATGGAGCTGCTGGAATTCCCCGGCGGCCTGATGGGCATGGTCCTCAACCTGGAAGAAGACAACGTGGGTGTCGCCCTGCTGGGCTCCGACACCGGGGTTAAGGAAGGCGACCCGGTCAAGCGTACCGGCCAGATCTACTCGGTCCCGGTCGGCGACGGCGTCATGGGCCGCGTGGTCAACCCCCTGGGCCAGCCCATCGACGGCCTGGGCCCCATCGAGTCCACCGAGACCCGTCCGGTTGAGATGAAGGCCCCCGGCATCATCGCCCGTAAGTCCGTTCACGAGCCCTGCTACACCGGTCTCAAGGCCATCGACGCCATGACTCCGGTCGGCCGCGGCCAGCGCGAACTGGTCATCGGTGACCGCCAGACCGGCAAGACCGCCGTCTGTGTCGATGCCATCCTGGCCCAGAAGACCACCGACGTGCATTGCTTCTACGTGGCCATCGGCCAGAAGAAGGCCTCCGTCGCCCTGGTCGCCGACGTGCTCCGTCAGCACGGCGCCATGGAATACACCACCATCGTTTCGGCCACCGCTTCCGAGCCTGCCCCCCTGCAGTACATCGCCGCCTACACCGGCGCGACCATGGCCGAATTCTACCGCGACAACGGCAAGCACGCCCTGATCTGCTACGATGACCTTTCCAAGCAGGCCACCGCTTACCGCGAAATGTCGCTGCTGCTTCGCCGCCCCCCGGGACGTGAAGCCTTCCCCGGCGACGTCTTCTACCTGCACTCCCGCCTGCTGGAGCGCGCCTGCAAGGTCAACGACTCCCTGGGTGCCGGTTCCATGACCGCCCTGCCGGTCATCGAGACCCAGGCCGGTGACGTGTCGGCGTTCATCCCGACCAACGTTATCTCCATCACCGACGGTCAGATCTACCTGGAGCCCAACCTGTTCCTGTCCGGCGTCCGTCCGGCCATCAACGTCGGCCTCTCGGTCTCCCGAGTCGGCGGTTCCGCGCAGATCAAAGCCATGAAGCAGGTCGCCGGTACCCTGCGCCTCGACCTCGCCCAGTACCGCGAGCTGGCGGCGTTCGCCTCCTTCGGCTCCGACCTGGACAAGGCCACCCAGTCCAAGCTCAACCGCGGTGCCCGCATGGTCGAGCTGCTCAAGCAGCCCCAGTACCAGCCCCTGACCGTCCAGGAGCAGGTGGCCGTGCTGTACGCAGGTACCCGCGGCTTCATCGACGAAGTTCCGCTTGAAGCCGTCCAGAAGTTCGAAGCCGAATTCCTGGATTTCATGCGCAACGCCAAGTCCGCCGTTCTCGACGCCATCGCCGAGAAAGAGAAAATCGACGACGCCGTCGAAGCCGACCTCAAGGCCGCGATCGAAGAGTTCAAGAAAGGCTTCAGCGCTTAA
- the atpH gene encoding ATP synthase F1 subunit delta — protein sequence MIGNVVSRRYAKALFAVGAAKGEAEQAKYGEQLAAISASIEEAPEAMAFFRNPAFSAEEKKAVVSQLVDRMSLEPMVKNFCDLLADRGRVEMFPAIAADYKAMMDAVSGVVTGELITVSELNEERKSAIQSQLEKQAGKKLELSFSTDESILGGIVLKVEDKVMDASLKAQLQILKENIKRGE from the coding sequence TTGATCGGTAACGTAGTTTCCCGCCGTTACGCCAAGGCACTCTTTGCCGTCGGCGCCGCCAAGGGCGAGGCCGAACAGGCGAAATACGGCGAACAGCTGGCTGCCATCAGCGCTTCCATCGAGGAAGCTCCCGAAGCCATGGCCTTCTTCCGCAACCCGGCCTTCAGCGCCGAGGAGAAGAAAGCGGTCGTGAGCCAGCTGGTCGACAGGATGTCGCTGGAACCGATGGTCAAGAACTTCTGCGACCTGCTGGCCGACCGCGGCCGTGTCGAGATGTTCCCCGCCATCGCCGCCGACTACAAGGCTATGATGGATGCCGTCTCCGGCGTCGTCACCGGTGAACTCATCACGGTGAGCGAACTCAACGAGGAAAGAAAATCCGCAATCCAGAGCCAACTGGAGAAGCAGGCCGGCAAGAAGCTGGAACTGTCCTTTTCCACCGACGAGTCCATTCTCGGCGGTATCGTCCTCAAGGTCGAGGACAAGGTCATGGATGCCAGCCTCAAGGCTCAGCTGCAGATTTTGAAAGAAAATATTAAAAGGGGTGAGTAG
- a CDS encoding ATP synthase F0 subunit B — MKRTYLFFTVLLTALAISAVAFASEHGPHLEGWFIADYQLERYIFRLINLALFLAIIWWAAGSKIKDFFVGRRDGIKQDLDDLQARQVEAEKKLKEVEASIANMAQEKQQILDDAKAQGEAIKTAIIEKAKNDAAAMADQAKRTASNEAQAAVKTIRAEMADMVVAAAEKIVAEKLSAEDHDKLVDDYLTKVVLN; from the coding sequence TTGAAACGGACGTACTTGTTTTTTACGGTCCTGCTGACCGCTCTGGCGATCTCCGCGGTCGCCTTTGCCAGTGAGCACGGTCCCCATCTCGAGGGGTGGTTCATTGCGGACTACCAGCTGGAGCGGTATATCTTCCGGCTGATCAACTTGGCGCTGTTCCTCGCGATCATCTGGTGGGCCGCGGGTTCCAAGATCAAGGACTTCTTCGTCGGACGCCGTGACGGCATCAAGCAGGATCTGGACGACCTGCAGGCCCGTCAGGTGGAGGCCGAGAAGAAGCTCAAGGAAGTCGAGGCGAGCATCGCCAACATGGCTCAGGAAAAGCAGCAGATTCTGGACGACGCCAAGGCTCAGGGCGAAGCCATCAAGACCGCCATCATCGAGAAGGCGAAGAACGATGCCGCCGCCATGGCCGACCAGGCGAAGCGCACCGCTTCCAACGAAGCGCAGGCCGCCGTCAAGACCATCCGCGCCGAAATGGCCGACATGGTCGTGGCCGCCGCCGAAAAGATCGTTGCCGAGAAGCTGAGCGCCGAAGACCACGACAAGCTCGTGGATGACTATTTAACAAAGGTGGTGCTCAATTGA
- a CDS encoding ATP synthase F0 subunit B translates to MIFLLNVVLIRPIREIIKKRKGLMSDQLEKIEGFNSSAEKKVADYEAQLSEARKEAGEIRNAAKDEGVAEEQAMLAEAGKEASSLIKANRAEIQSEVKVAMEQLTKDVYDYAEQATGKILGQA, encoded by the coding sequence ATGATCTTCTTGCTGAATGTCGTGCTGATCCGTCCGATCCGCGAAATCATCAAGAAGCGCAAGGGGTTGATGTCCGACCAGCTGGAGAAGATCGAGGGCTTCAACTCCAGCGCCGAGAAAAAAGTGGCCGACTACGAGGCCCAGTTGTCCGAGGCGCGCAAGGAAGCCGGAGAGATCCGCAACGCCGCCAAGGACGAAGGCGTGGCCGAGGAACAGGCCATGCTGGCCGAAGCCGGCAAGGAAGCCTCGAGCCTGATCAAGGCCAACCGTGCCGAGATCCAGTCCGAGGTCAAGGTTGCCATGGAGCAACTGACCAAGGACGTGTACGACTACGCTGAGCAGGCGACAGGCAAGATCCTGGGCCAGGCTTAG
- a CDS encoding bactofilin family protein, translating to MARDEINAFLGAGTNYHGKLHFQGAVRIDGNFQGEVVSEGTLVIGQDAVVDGQVKVGQLVLSGRIKGEVEAKNKVVLHKTANLQGNIRTPVLVVEEGAVLEGELVMGSLDAAAGAKPDKNSDPS from the coding sequence ATGGCCAGAGATGAGATCAATGCGTTTTTGGGGGCGGGAACCAACTATCACGGCAAGTTGCATTTCCAGGGTGCGGTGCGCATCGACGGCAACTTCCAGGGTGAGGTGGTTTCCGAAGGAACGCTGGTCATCGGTCAGGACGCCGTGGTGGACGGCCAGGTCAAGGTCGGCCAGTTGGTGCTCTCCGGCAGGATCAAGGGTGAAGTGGAGGCGAAGAACAAAGTCGTCCTGCACAAGACCGCGAATTTGCAGGGCAACATCAGGACTCCGGTCCTGGTAGTCGAGGAAGGTGCGGTGCTCGAAGGCGAACTCGTCATGGGCAGCCTGGACGCCGCCGCAGGTGCAAAGCCGGACAAGAATTCCGATCCGTCCTAG
- the rodA gene encoding rod shape-determining protein RodA, with product MPIDRRLLLYINWPLFGLAVILFLIGVLNLYSASGTRLEEGMNMAPFYHRQLLWGLMGLFGMVVFMFFDYRHLKTLAWPLFWTTVVLLVAVFFAGKTIYGARRWLDLGFMNFQPSELAKIAILIVGARILSREREPLNFIRLAYVFGVGLVLAGLIIKQPDLGSGLSILMILGGMILFRGVTARVFKTCLVAIPCLLPLSWFFLHDYQKQRIMTFLDPTTDPLGAGYHIIQSEIAIGSGGFWGKGFLEGTQSQLRFLPERHTDFAVAVFGEEWGFVGTMILLTLFCVFLYQMVVIARDARGLFGSYLAAGVFFYFFWQILINTGMVLGLMPVVGIPLPFISYGGSATLVNFCLVGLVLNVSMRRFLFKQA from the coding sequence GTGCCGATTGATCGCAGGCTGCTCTTGTATATCAACTGGCCGCTCTTCGGCCTGGCCGTGATCCTCTTCCTCATCGGCGTGCTCAACCTCTATTCGGCCAGCGGCACCCGCCTGGAAGAGGGCATGAACATGGCCCCCTTCTACCACCGCCAGCTCCTCTGGGGGCTCATGGGGCTGTTCGGCATGGTCGTCTTCATGTTCTTCGACTACCGCCACCTCAAGACCCTGGCCTGGCCCCTGTTCTGGACCACGGTGGTCCTGCTCGTGGCCGTGTTTTTCGCGGGCAAGACCATCTACGGCGCGCGGCGCTGGCTCGACCTCGGGTTCATGAACTTCCAGCCCTCGGAGCTGGCCAAGATAGCCATCCTCATCGTGGGCGCCCGAATATTGTCCAGGGAACGCGAACCACTGAACTTTATTCGCCTGGCCTACGTGTTCGGCGTGGGCCTGGTCCTGGCCGGGCTGATCATCAAGCAGCCGGACCTGGGCTCGGGGTTGTCCATCCTGATGATCCTGGGCGGCATGATCCTGTTCCGGGGCGTGACGGCCAGGGTCTTCAAGACCTGCCTGGTGGCCATCCCCTGCCTGCTGCCCCTGTCCTGGTTCTTCCTCCACGACTACCAGAAGCAGCGCATCATGACCTTTCTGGACCCGACCACCGACCCGCTGGGCGCGGGCTACCACATCATCCAGTCCGAGATCGCCATCGGCTCCGGCGGGTTCTGGGGCAAGGGTTTCCTGGAGGGGACCCAGTCCCAGCTCCGCTTTTTGCCGGAACGCCACACGGACTTCGCCGTGGCCGTTTTCGGGGAGGAATGGGGCTTTGTCGGAACCATGATTCTGCTGACCTTATTCTGCGTATTTCTTTATCAAATGGTGGTCATCGCCCGGGACGCGCGAGGCCTGTTCGGGTCCTACCTGGCGGCCGGTGTGTTCTTCTATTTTTTCTGGCAAATCCTGATTAATACGGGTATGGTCCTCGGGCTGATGCCAGTGGTCGGCATACCGCTTCCGTTCATCAGTTACGGGGGCAGCGCCACCCTGGTGAATTTTTGCCTCGTCGGGCTTGTGCTCAATGTGTCGATGCGCCGGTTCCTGTTCAAACAGGCCTGA
- the mrdA gene encoding penicillin-binding protein 2: MSDLYNESEQQAPRSGLILLQALILGLFCLFAIRLWYLQIHRSEEYQAKALENQLRQESIPSPRGLIRDRNGDLLAVNEPAYALGIIREDCPDVDRLVHQIAAWTGKDYFELKTLYNKNRKRVKPFEPLIIVPDLTFAQLALVETNKLRWPGLEIQFRPRRLYRYGTLLAHVLGYVAEADEEDMARRPDLALGDYVGKQGIELMLEDRMRGSKGLAQYQVDVNGRRLKERVLRHPQAGHEISLSIDLGLQKLCMDWLAEEAGGVAVMDADTGQLWALATAPSYDSNDFSSGLSSKQWAKLRDNPLHPMQNRVIQSVYPPGSIFKHVVAGAGLHYGMIAPNETVFCPGFVKLGRRIFRCWRRGGHGKVDMNRALVESCDVYFYKLGKKLTVDRMSEFAKAVGFGEKTGIRLPHEKAGNIPTREWKLKRFGESWQGGDNLNMAIGQGFTLVTPLQVVRFFAGIANGGRLLKPLLLKDEKTVVQADIPLRPDQIELLRQALVDTVETPHGTCRRIRTKGVVVGGKTGTAQVVRLTDELKELKDDQIPYRFRDHAWMAAIAEKDGHRFAIACLVEHGLHGGSGAGPIVKAVIDYLFEGKVTPNPEERKAKARAVRALSLKHKEKRRAD; this comes from the coding sequence ATGTCAGACCTTTATAACGAATCCGAACAACAGGCCCCCCGCTCGGGCCTGATCCTGCTCCAGGCGCTCATCCTGGGGCTCTTCTGCCTGTTCGCCATCCGCCTGTGGTATCTCCAGATCCACCGCAGCGAGGAGTACCAGGCCAAGGCCCTGGAAAACCAGCTCCGCCAGGAGTCCATCCCCTCGCCGCGCGGGCTCATCCGCGACCGCAACGGCGACCTGCTGGCCGTGAACGAGCCCGCCTACGCGCTCGGCATCATCCGCGAGGACTGCCCGGACGTGGACCGCCTGGTCCACCAGATCGCGGCCTGGACCGGCAAGGACTACTTCGAGCTCAAAACCCTGTACAACAAGAACCGCAAGCGGGTGAAACCGTTCGAGCCGCTGATCATCGTCCCGGACCTGACCTTCGCCCAACTGGCCCTGGTCGAGACCAACAAGCTGCGCTGGCCCGGCCTGGAGATCCAGTTCCGGCCGCGCAGGCTGTATCGCTACGGCACCTTGCTCGCCCACGTGCTCGGCTACGTGGCCGAGGCGGACGAGGAGGACATGGCCAGGCGGCCCGACCTGGCGCTGGGCGACTACGTGGGCAAGCAGGGCATCGAGCTCATGCTTGAGGACCGCATGCGCGGCAGCAAGGGGCTGGCCCAGTACCAGGTGGACGTCAACGGCAGGCGGCTCAAGGAGCGGGTCCTCAGGCACCCCCAGGCCGGGCACGAGATATCCCTGTCCATCGACCTGGGGTTGCAGAAGCTGTGCATGGACTGGCTCGCCGAGGAGGCAGGCGGCGTGGCCGTCATGGACGCCGACACCGGCCAGCTCTGGGCCCTGGCCACGGCCCCGTCCTACGACTCCAACGACTTTTCCTCGGGCCTGAGCTCCAAGCAGTGGGCCAAGCTCCGGGACAACCCCCTGCACCCCATGCAGAACCGGGTCATCCAGTCGGTCTACCCGCCGGGCTCCATCTTCAAGCACGTAGTCGCCGGGGCCGGGCTGCACTACGGCATGATCGCCCCCAACGAGACCGTGTTCTGCCCCGGATTCGTCAAACTCGGGCGCCGCATCTTCCGCTGCTGGCGGCGGGGCGGTCACGGCAAGGTGGACATGAACCGCGCCCTGGTGGAATCCTGCGACGTCTATTTCTACAAGCTCGGCAAGAAGCTCACCGTGGACCGCATGAGCGAGTTCGCCAAGGCCGTGGGCTTCGGCGAGAAGACCGGCATCCGCCTGCCCCACGAAAAAGCGGGCAACATTCCCACCCGCGAGTGGAAGCTCAAACGGTTCGGCGAGTCCTGGCAGGGCGGCGACAACCTGAACATGGCCATCGGCCAGGGCTTCACCCTGGTCACGCCCCTCCAGGTGGTCCGCTTCTTCGCGGGCATCGCCAACGGCGGCAGGCTGCTCAAGCCCCTGCTGCTCAAAGACGAGAAAACCGTGGTCCAGGCGGACATCCCCCTGCGCCCCGACCAGATCGAACTGCTCCGCCAGGCCCTGGTCGACACGGTGGAGACCCCGCACGGCACCTGCCGCCGCATCCGCACCAAGGGCGTGGTCGTGGGCGGCAAGACCGGCACGGCCCAGGTGGTCCGGCTGACCGACGAACTCAAAGAGCTCAAGGACGACCAGATCCCCTACAGGTTCCGCGACCACGCCTGGATGGCGGCCATCGCCGAGAAGGACGGGCACCGCTTCGCCATCGCCTGCCTGGTGGAGCACGGCCTGCACGGCGGGTCCGGGGCCGGGCCCATCGTCAAGGCGGTCATCGACTATCTCTTCGAAGGCAAGGTCACCCCCAACCCCGAGGAACGGAAGGCCAAGGCCCGGGCCGTTCGCGCCCTGTCCCTCAAGCACAAGGAGAAGCGCCGTGCCGATTGA
- the mreC gene encoding rod shape-determining protein MreC produces MRGLKKIAILIVACLFVYLSLFTWNLRTGHLDALSSHTGLDISGIILKPGIWVAEQVSGFWHRYIYLVGLKQDNDALRAEAADLRRTNMLMGAQARSAARLEALLGFRAPEKWTFSGARVIGQRMGPAGALDTVVVDKGKASGVTDDMPVASLQGLVGRILRSGAATSTVLLLTDPNSRIAVIGANNRSPGMLSGQGYGEPLQLRYVNQNAPVDPGELLLSSGLSGIYPKGLPVARVTKIRRSDISLFLTVQAEPLVDVAGLEEVLLLSREPEAAVEAGTGDTAAPEAPARPESGKEEASGAADQ; encoded by the coding sequence ATGAGAGGACTCAAGAAGATCGCCATCCTCATCGTGGCCTGTCTTTTCGTGTACCTGTCCCTGTTCACCTGGAACCTGCGCACCGGCCACCTGGACGCCCTGTCCTCCCACACCGGGCTGGACATCTCCGGCATCATCCTCAAGCCCGGCATCTGGGTCGCGGAGCAGGTCTCCGGCTTCTGGCACCGCTACATCTACCTGGTGGGACTGAAGCAGGACAACGACGCGCTCCGGGCCGAGGCCGCCGACCTGCGGCGGACCAACATGCTCATGGGCGCGCAGGCCCGGTCCGCCGCCCGCCTGGAAGCCCTGCTCGGCTTCCGCGCCCCCGAGAAGTGGACCTTTTCCGGGGCCCGGGTCATCGGCCAGCGCATGGGCCCGGCGGGCGCGCTCGACACCGTGGTCGTGGACAAGGGCAAGGCGTCCGGCGTGACCGACGACATGCCCGTGGCCTCCCTCCAGGGGCTGGTCGGGCGCATCCTGCGTTCGGGCGCGGCCACCTCCACGGTCCTGCTCCTGACCGACCCCAACTCCCGCATCGCGGTCATCGGGGCCAACAACCGCTCGCCCGGCATGCTCTCGGGCCAAGGGTACGGCGAGCCGCTGCAACTGCGCTACGTCAACCAGAACGCGCCCGTGGATCCCGGCGAGCTGCTGCTCTCCTCCGGGCTGTCCGGCATCTACCCCAAGGGACTGCCCGTGGCCAGGGTGACCAAGATCAGGCGGTCCGACATTTCCCTGTTCCTGACGGTCCAGGCCGAGCCCCTGGTGGACGTGGCCGGACTCGAAGAGGTCCTGCTCCTCAGCCGCGAGCCTGAGGCCGCCGTGGAGGCCGGGACCGGCGATACGGCCGCGCCCGAAGCCCCGGCCAGGCCCGAATCCGGGAAGGAGGAGGCAAGCGGTGCTGCCGACCAATAG